ACTGCTGTTGGGTGTCCCTGTGGCAGAACCAGAAGAGGCTGTACCTGGGACAGGAGAGCTTCCCCCCTCCTGTGGAGAGGAGGAACCACCCTTCTAGTGCAGCAGCTTCAGTGAAGtcaggcagcagggatgagcACCAAACAACTGTTTCCTATTTGCAGGGTCAACCTCTGGGAAATGGCTGAATTCCTGAAGCAGCAGGGACTCATCAATGCTATCAACCTGGATGGGGGAGGCTCTGCAACACTGGTCCTGAATGGAACCCTTGCCAGTTACCCTTCTGAGCACTGGTAGGTGTTGGCAGGctgtgcccagggctgcagagcccaaTCCTGCCCCTCTCTTCTGCAGGGGGGGAGTCACTGCCTTGCTGGCGGAGCACAGCCTGAAGGGAAGTGACAGGTTGTGAGGCAGAGAGTGACTCTGAAAATGTTAAGCCCTGTAGTAGTGacagtgtgggttttttccacttaGTCAGCCCTGGATTACAACAGTTGAGCTGTTTTCAGTCGTGCAGCAAAGCTGTTTGGCATGGTTGAGTGGCCTGATGTGGGAGCAgataaagcagcagctcttaGACTGAGAGATTAAGAACTGAACATATTAGCAGAGATCTGATTATTATGGAAGAGAAACACTGACCAGGAGACCCTGCCTCATGTGAGGGTACCTAAGGAATATTTTACTTAGAACTTAGCTGTTCAGTCATTTCTGACTGTAAACATCAAGAGAGACAAAATTCCACTTGCAGTCTGGCTGTTGAGAACCAAGCCTGCTGTAACCACAACAGTCACTCACAGCAAATAACCTCAAGAAAAGAGGAGTTGAATGCCACAACCAGAGAAGCTGGGTCTGCTTATAGGGAGAGTTTgcactttgctttctttaacTCTGTGTTTGAAATGGCTCCTGGCCAACAGCACTTAAAACCACTCAGTTAAAACACCGACTCACGTTGAGTCTCACAGTTACCTTTTCCCATGGTTGATGTTCTCCTTTGACAGCGTGAACCAGGATGAAAATTCCAGGGGTTCTACCAAGTGGTTtcacccagggctgggagcagccctgttCTCACACCCCTCCCTGGTGGTTCCTCtcttctgtccccagccctttTGACAACATGTGGCGCTGCCCTCGGAACATCTCCACCATCATCTGCGTCCACGAGCCTGCCTGCCAGCCTGCTGACTGCAGCAGCCACGGGGACTGCCTGGAAGGGCACTGCCATTGCACTGGGGACTTCTGGAGAGGCCCAGCCTGTGACATCTTAGACTGTGGCCCTTCCAACTGCAGCCTGCATGGGGTCTGCACCGACTGTGAGTCTCTGGTGGGgaaaaaacttccagggagggaggtgCCTGTGGGTGGCTCTGAGGAGAGCAGGGCCCTGGGTGGGTGTGTAGCTGGGAATGTCCCTGCCCTGCCTAGCAGGTCCCCTGGGTGGGTTTAGCATGTTTCTGAGTGCACTCCTGCTGGTTCAGGGTGTCCTCTGCTGTGGAGACACGGAGGTCTCATGagctggcaccagcagcagctgctcccatcATTGCCAGGAACAGAATTCCTTGGAGAGGCTTCCCAGGTGTTCAGGGCTGTGGGAGCTGACTGTCTGGCCAGTCCATGGCCAGGCACTGGGagccagctggagctgctgcctcagccCTTGCCATACCTTCTACCTGCACCAAGTtgctctcccctctgcctcagCAGAGCTGGTCAGAGCAGGTTCCCTGGGCCTGAGACCtggacactggaacaggatttGTCTTCAAAttcagtgcctcagtttccctttctgctCCCTGGGGTTGTCCCCCTGGTTTGTGAAGCTGTTGATGGGGAGGACAGTGTATCACACTGTGAGACAGAATACCTGAGCTCTGTACCCTCCCCTTACTGTTCCTTCTCATGCTTCACTGGTTTTACGAGTGGGCaattgctgctcttctctgaactcatTTAGAATCCAGGGAGTGCTGTAACGTGCACCCccagcttctgctctgctctggctgctcaGTCCCTTGCTCCTGTTCCTTTTGTGCCTCCCTGATGGAACTCACAGCCAAGGTTGCTCTGCAGTGAGGGGATGGAGCAGTGCTCCTGGGTGTTGCTGGGCTGCCCCAGAGGGAATCTCTCAAAATCCAGTCAGAGGGAGGTTCTGTTGGGTCTGGCAGCTGCAGGGGGATCTGCCTGCCAGGTCAGGATTCCTCTCCTGTGGGTTCCCTGGCAAAGGCAGGAAAAGTTAAGAGGTTAGCTCACCTGAAGAAGGAGAGGCTCCTGGGTTGGAGTGCCTGCTGTTCCTAAGCCTGTGTTGTCCATGCCTGTTTGTGTCTGCACAGCTGGATGCCTCTGTGATGCTGGCTGGATGGGCAGGAACTGCAGTGAAGGTAAGGCTGAGCCACTCCACTCCCTCAGAgtcactgggagctgctgcctgcagtgctggggggatCTTCTTGGCTGGGAGGGAGCAATGAAGGGAAAACTGCCCAGTGTGGCTTTCCTCTGTCAGCTGTAGCCTGAACATCCTGTATTTGGCTCAGTGCAAAGCACTTGGAGCCCTTGCTTCTCCACCAGGGTACAggttcagctgctgctctgagcagcctcaGTACCCTGTACCAGGGGCTCCTCAGTGGGTGTAAGCAGAAGTGGGGTTGCTTGCCCTCCTCACCAGAACCCTGATGGGATCTGGACTTGTCTCCTGCAGCTTGCACTCATGGTTTCTATGGGGATGCTTGCACCCAGAAATGCCAGTGCCAGAATGGTGGCTCCTGTGACCCTGTGCATGGaacctgctcctgcccagctggGTACTATGGCACCAGCTGTGAGCAAGGTAAGAGCTGCTCAGAGgggcttgaaaaaaaaaaggaggcagcaaaaaggaaattattttccttcattattaGAAAATTGTGAGTTCCCATTTAGTCTCTGCTCCCCTCAGCCCTGTGTGTTGCTTCCCCCAGCCTGGGAGTGTAGAACATGAATATTCACCTCTCCTTCCGGGGAGGGTATTGCCCCAGACCCTGCCTGGAGATCCAAGGATTCCCCACCACCTGGGTTCAGGTGACCCAGGGCAGTGTCAAAATGCTCCACAGGGCCCCTGGCTGACAACCTTTGAACTcacctgtgctgtgctgctgctcacagtGCTGGCAGTGTTCTGGCTTGTGCAACCccctcagcttttctgaagtgctggagGCCCCAGGGGATCTGACTACAACAAGTTCCTGACAGGGTGGGTGTGCAACCCCCCTGTGTTATCAGTGAGTGTTCCTGTGCTGAGAACACAGCAGTCAGCCCCATCCCAGTTTTACAAAAACTCCTTGacacaaacaaaacagccaTCAAGTCACCCTTTGATGCTTTCAGGTTgctggaggaagcaggaggggCAGAACAGGCCTTGCCAGGGGTCctggctgctcagcacagccagaAAGCCCTCTGGGAGCTTGTACTCCAACCCCagtctttgcttctttttcagactcagctgctgctccagctgaagAGCAGGGCTGTAGCTCAGAGgtggcagggggaaaaaaaatgcacaggaaggaagaagggcAGAGATTTCTGTGCAGCACAGACACCTTGGGGAGCTGTAGGGGAGGTTTGAGCCTCTCCTGAAGCTGCCAGCATGCCCACCCttcctggggctgggctggggcacttggggaagaggcagagctgggctgggaggagctgcagggatcAGCAGGATGGTTTCAGAGCACCTGGAGCCTTGATAGTGATTAACCTCTTTGTGATTAATTCCCCAGAGTGTCCCATGGGCTGGTATGGGCCAAACTGCCAGAACCAATGTGCCTGTGAACACACATGTCCCTGTGACCGGGTGACAGGCAGCTGCAACATCACCTACAAGTGGGCAGTCCAGGACCAATTGAACAAAGGTACTTCTGAGCACAGCAGTTGTGgcttaaaagaaacaaaaaacagtaaaaaaaccccacaacaaaaacaTTTGGGAGAGCAGTTTGGGTGCATCATGTTCTGTGAGCTTAGTTCTCAGCTCTGGCTGGCTGTCACCTTACCCAagcttgctctttttttttagtgggaTTTTACACCCTCCTCTCAACACtgcctttcttccctctctgttttccagctgggCAGTGTTTGGCTTCCCTGAGTAAAGGAAGGAGCAAAGAAAAGTTCCCTCTGTCAGAGTAAGTGTTGTACCCAGCATACACAGTCCTGCCCTCCCGTGCTCACTGCCATTTGGAGCTGCTCACAGCACCTCCTGAGTGTCAGGCAGTGtcagccctgctgcttccctgggtCCTCACTTGGTTCTGTCACCCACAGTGTCACAGGTGACAATAGAGAAGGCAAGGTGATAAAAACCCAGTTGTAAGAGCAGAACCCCCTATTAACCCCCCAGCCACCTTTCCTTTTACTCCAAGGCACTGCATGTACAGAGTCCCAaaagcccagcagctcctggaggacTGGTGAAGCTCCAGTtgctctgcaggcacagctgggCACTTCTTAACCAAACTCAAACCAGCTACTTACAGCTTTTCACAGGCACATTTTCACCTGCTTGAGAGCGGAACAAGCAGCTGGTGACAGAGGAGGGAGCACCAACCTTGAGAAGTCACCTGCAGCCTGCAGACTGGGAACACGTGAAAGCAGGTCAAGAGATGGTGCttacatggctttttttttctcatctgacaGAAAAACGTGGGTTTCCATGACCTCTGCCTTAGCTGTGCTTCTGGTGATCAGTGCCATGGGCAATGTGGGCCTTCTCCTCAAGGCCAGGTCAGAGAGGCACCGGGAGGGTGGGGATTATCTGTACCACCCCCTGAGGGAGCTGAACGGGGATGCCACTCACAcctccacctctgctgcctgTGAGACAGAAGACATTCAGGACCAGAGATGAGGTATTTCACTCTGCACCTCTGCTGCCACTCAgcactgagggttttttttttttacagaggtTGTTCAGATCTACAGCCTAAAACTGCTGCCTAgcccaaagcagcagaaagatcCCTCAGCCAAGGAGCTCCCTTGCTCCTGCTGAGGACACAgctcccttcctgctgctccagacCCTGCAATTAGCAGCCATGAAAAGATTCAGGGCATCTTCCAGCTTCCCAGGTGGCTGAGGGAAttccactgctgcagcaggaaaagaaatgggcTGGTTCCCTCCACACTTTGAGGGAAACAGGTGAGGAACAGAAGCCATAGGTCCCTTCTCACCTCAGCACTCAGGTATTTTTGAAGCAGCAAAATATGCCTTGTAGCATAAAGCTGGGCTTAAGGAAGCTGACTTAAGGATGTTGTAGTCTTTAACTGTCTGGTCAGCTCAGACCTCAgtcagaaacctgaaaaaaagttggtttaaaatgctgaaacacATTCAGCACACAGAAAGCCACAGCATTCTTCCTGTTGGCCTCTGAGAGAGGCTCAGGGGCTGACACCCAGGCTTGGGGTGTTCCTGCACCTTTTCTCACCTGACCTGTGCCAGCTGCAGGCCTACAGGGTTTTCTTACTGAATCCTTTTTCCCAGAAGTAGCTAAATAGGTGTGTGATGAGCACTGCATTTTTGATGGGTTCTTACAGCACCTTTTCAGTTGAAAATGTCAATTCTTGCATTCTCTCCTGTCCTCCAGAAGCCAACATCCTCTGCCCAGGTACCACCCAGACCTGGTGGGACAGCCAGgaccaccccccccccaggaaGGACTGCAAGGAACCCAAGATCTCAGCTGGAAATCAGAATACATCTTTGcacagtgtttttttgttgttttttttaacacacacTATTTTAGTTTGCTTCCATATGAGAGGAAATTAACCTTTAATGCTGcaaaagggggggtggggggctaAAAGCCTGTCTGAGCCTGGATATTAACATTTCTGTCTCCTCCGTTTTTACCTCTTCAAGGCTCTGCTAATTTTTGTGCCACTGCTGGCATCAGATGAACAATGGGAgattctatttttctattatttacaGAAGACTATTTGAAACTTGAATAAACTCTCTTAGTAATAACTGCCTGACACCTGAATTCTTAATCCTCAGCTGCAGAAGAATGATGGGATCCTTTCCCAGTAAATCCCAGCTGGCTCCTCAGAGGCATGGGcccttttcattttaaagaactTACAGCATGGCAGGACTGGGATGTGGCCCTCTCTGTGctagggaaataaaaaatgctgattcTACAGAGAACTAAACACCATTTTAGTTAAAAAGTAGGAATAACCAAACACAAGCAAGACTTACCTCTGCTTCTGTGGACAAAGAGCAGCACACAGGGTTAAATCTTCAGAGTTTACCCTAAATTGAACAGTTGCATCAATCAGACATGTTCTTGAgagatgctttttttatttccaacatACAGAACTTTACAGCTCCTACCAGAACCTACAAAATGTTGTAGCTAAGTACATTTGTTGTCAAGTAACACGTTACAAAGCACTCTGCCTTCTGCTAGTGTGCTCTTCAagggtgtttggggttttttttggttgtggaAAATCAAGGctttcatatatataaaaatgaagaCAGCTGCAAGGGAGAGGAAGTAAGACAGtgcttgctaaaaaaaaataatgcccATTTAACTGAGATATCTATCAGCTTGGATGTTGATGCCATTAAAAGCCAACCTGGGTCACCATTCCAATTCAGCCTTCCAAGAAGAGAAATAATCAGGTCTAAGAATCATCACAAACATTTTGGAAGAATATTAAAGCATGCAGGAATCTTTTAACAAGCACTTTTCAATTGTAGTCCTTAAAATCTAAGAGCTGTTTCTTGCATTGTATGGCTCACAGTCCATGTATTAAAAGTGTGAGCTGGAAAAACACATCTGGAGCTCAGGGATTCCTGTCTGGCcatggcagcacccagcagcttcACACCCCAGGGGGCACTTGGGGTCACCACTCCCTTCCTGACATCCTGAATTGAAGCATGATTGATTTCAGATGACTGGATTTTGGCATTCTCAAAAATCTTCTAATGAATAAACAAATCAGGGTTTATAAACTCTTattaaaagctcttttttttttttttttttactgaaagggAATCAACAGAACCCAACCAGCCAAACAGGCTGTGTCTGCACCTCTGCAGCCAAAGGGACTGTGGTCAATTCTCTTCCCTCCTGAGCAATCCCCACTGCTCTGAAGCCAAGAAACACCACCAGGACCTGTTCTCCTGACACAAAAGTGTCAGGCAGGAGCTTCACCCCTggcaaagagcagcaggaatACATCTGTCACTTCTGATCTTCCACCCCCCCTGAGCTGGACTCTCCAGGGTCCTTCACCCCAGGCTCAGctgttctgctgccagcagtttaaaaaaaaagccctttacAAAcctgaacagcagcaaaacatttCTAGTTACTGCATTCCAGCTTTGCCCCAAGCCCAGCATCCATCCCACTGGTGACAGGATCTGTGTTtgcctctcccagccctggtgGGACAGAAGCCAGGAAAGGGCTGTAAAAATTGAGCATAAAAGTCTCACCCAGGGCCACCCTGAAGTGTGAACAACAGCACAACCCTCTGACCCAGGGACCTTCTCTTGAGATCCCTtctgccaggtcctgcactttggccacaacaaccccatggggagctccaggctgggcacagagtggcagaaagggaactgggagtctggattgacaggaagctgaacaggagccagcagtgtgcccaggtggccaagaaggccaatggcatcctgggctggctcaggaacagtgtggccagcaggtccagggaagggattctgcccctgtgctcagccctggtgaggccacagcttgagtcctgtgtccagttctgggcccctcagctcaggaaggagattgaggtgctggagcaggtccagagaagagcaaggaggctgtgaagggatccagcacaagtcctgtgaggaagggctgagggagctgggggtgttgaggctggaaaagaggaggctcagaggagacctcatcactctctacaactccctgaaaggaggttggagccaggggggggttgggctcttttcccaggcaactctcagcaagacaagagggcagggtctcaagttgtgccaggggaggtttaggttggagattagaaagaatttctttctggagagggtgatcaggcattggaatgggctgcccagggtagtagtggattctccgtgtctggagatatttccaaagagcctggatgtggcactgagtgccatgggctgggaactgcagtgggagtggatcaagggttggacttgatgatctctgaggtcccttccaacccagccaattctatgattctatggcaaCAGCTCCTTGAGGTAGGCATTGTGGTTTGGATGTGGGATATTTGGGAACAAGGAGAAGCCCCAGTGTGAAGTACCCAGCTGGTTCCCTGAACACAgcctgagctgggagcaggaagggCCTGGATGCATCTCTAAGCTCAGCACCCAAAACTGGAGTCTAGTTTTTAAGGTCCTAGCTTTAAGAGATGTAAATAGAAGAGATGAGTGGCTCCCAGAGAGGCAGAACCCAGAACTCCTCCCAGTCTCAACCCACAAGAGGTTGCAGTGAAGAAAAGAgcatgtttggttttcttaaacACACTGATagcagggtttgtttttttttttttgggggggggaagggaagtgTTTAAGGGGTGTTTAAGTAGAATCCTCTTTCTGTCTGCAAAGTCAGGTTTAAAAAGTACAGCAGAGCATCCAGGCTGTTGCTCTCTCTTGTGTGAACattcaggggaagaaaaaaaaaaaaaaaagtgtattacATTATTTAAACTGGTTGCCAAGTAAACTGGTAGATGGAATAACCCAGGCAATTCTGCTTAAAACTGTCAAGGGAGAGATCACAActgcttcccagccctgtgctgctctcttgtggggcagaggagagaagagcaggaccagggaggaGCAAGAGGAAAACCATGAGGTCCCCAGAGCCAGCTGGGGGGAGTGCTGGCAGCTGTCAAGCTCCAGGTGCCTTACTGACAAGAGTTCAACCCCTACAACTCTTAGCTGGTGGGAGAACATGCCACATTTTacaattaattaatatttaatctaGTCCTATGGAAGAGATTTTTAACCAGAGCAAACCAAAGGATATGCAGGGAATGGGAATGTTATCACCATGGGATGTGACAAACCTTGGAAGAAGCCACAAAAAgctgaaatactgaaacaagCAAAGGGAAGATGAAGCTCGGAGGCCAAACCCTTGCTCTCATGGCTTTGGGAGTCAGCTTGAAACTATTCCTAGCATCAGAATTATTTATGGGTAAAGGATTTTTCCATTACAGATATAGATGCACTTTTGATTCTGAAACTTTTGATTTTCCAGAGCAAA
The Calypte anna isolate BGI_N300 chromosome 14, bCalAnn1_v1.p, whole genome shotgun sequence DNA segment above includes these coding regions:
- the NAGPA gene encoding N-acetylglucosamine-1-phosphodiester alpha-N-acetylglucosaminidase yields the protein MAAGGGAGRRMGPGLAGSAAVAAVLAALGWLQAACGAGSPVTAPLLQPYPSSHHGPRHSHRHVRDCQPLRYGNVTHEAWPSDNRTSGPVATTRTFVSYIPPEGSDRKAVYGHFTFVRDPLRTFSVLEPGGPGGCQAHRRATVEETAKLRGCLVAQNGGYFNMETGECLGNVVSDGKLVRNSGGVQNAQFGIRKDGTMVFGYLSEEDVLDEANPFVQLVSGVVWLLRDGEVYISQSQVAECGDIQTTGTFEKFINVISARTAVGHDQQGQLVLVHMDGQTESRGVNLWEMAEFLKQQGLINAINLDGGGSATLVLNGTLASYPSEHCPFDNMWRCPRNISTIICVHEPACQPADCSSHGDCLEGHCHCTGDFWRGPACDILDCGPSNCSLHGVCTDSGCLCDAGWMGRNCSEACTHGFYGDACTQKCQCQNGGSCDPVHGTCSCPAGYYGTSCEQECPMGWYGPNCQNQCACEHTCPCDRVTGSCNITYKWAVQDQLNKAGQCLASLSKGRSKEKFPLSEKTWVSMTSALAVLLVISAMGNVGLLLKARSERHREGGDYLYHPLRELNGDATHTSTSAACETEDIQDQR